One stretch of Oncorhynchus tshawytscha isolate Ot180627B linkage group LG21, Otsh_v2.0, whole genome shotgun sequence DNA includes these proteins:
- the LOC112221082 gene encoding chloride intracellular channel protein 2, with the protein MAQRQNSDKDPTIELFIKAGHDGENMGNCPFCQRLFMVLWLKGVKFTVTTVDMRKKPAELKDLAPGTNPPFLLYNGTLKTDFIKIEEFLEQTLAPPRYPHLSPLSKESFDVGADIFAKFSAFIKNRPANSTFHEKALLREFKRLDLYLTSPIPEEINQNSRENILVSKRKFLDGNHLTLADCNLLPKLHVIKIAAKKYCDFDIPVQFTGVWRYLNNAYEREEFSQTCPANIEIEKAYLDVANKRL; encoded by the exons ATGGCGCAACGACAGAACTCCGACAAAGACCCGACTATTGAACTCTTCATAAAG GCTGGCCACGATGGAGAGAACATGGGCAACTGCCCCTTCTGCCAGAGGCTCTTCATGGTCCTGTGGCTAAAAGGAGTCAAGTTCACCGTGACAACCGTCGACATGAGGAA AAAACCAGCAGAGCTGAAGGATTTGGCACCTGGGACCAACCCTCCGTTCCTCCTGTACAACGGCACCCTCAAGACGGACTTTATCAAGATCGAGGAGTTTCTGGAACAGACATTGGCCCCTCCCAG GTATCCACACCTTAGCCCACTCAGCAAAGAGTCCTTTGACGTGGGCGCTGACATTTTCGCCAAGTTTTCCGCTTTCATTAAGAATAGACCAGCCAACAGTACTT TCCATGAGAAGGCGCTGCTGCGGGAGTTCAAGCGTCTGGATCTCTACCTGACCTCCCCCATCCCTGAAGAGATTAACCAAAACTCCAGAGAAAACATCCTTGTCTCCAAGAGGAAGTTCCTGGATGGCAACCATCTCACCCTGGCAGACTGCAACCTGCTGCCCAAGCTGCATGTCATCAAG ATTGCTGCCAAGAAGTACTGTGACTTTGACATCCCGGTCCAGTTCACTGGTGTATGGAGGTACCTGAACAATGCCTACGAGAGGGAGGAGTTCAGTCAGACCTGTCCTGCCAACATCGAGATCGAGAAGGCTTACCTGGATGTAGCCAATAAGAGGCTGTAA